Proteins encoded within one genomic window of Pygocentrus nattereri isolate fPygNat1 chromosome 11, fPygNat1.pri, whole genome shotgun sequence:
- the tpm1 gene encoding tropomyosin alpha-1 chain isoform X3, producing the protein MDAIKKKMQMLKLDKENALDRAEQAEGDKKAAEDRSKQLEDDLVALQKKLKATEDELDKYSEALKDAQEKLELAEKKATDAEGDVASLNRRIQLVEEELDRAQERLATALQKLEEAEKAADESERGMKVIENRALKDEEKMELQEIQLKEAKHIAEEADRKYEEVARKLVIVEGELERTEERAELSESKCAELEEELKTVTNTLKSLEAQAEKYSQKEDKYEEEIKVLTDKLKEAETRAEFAERSVAKLEKSIDDLEDKLSHAKEENLDMNQMLEQTLLELNNM; encoded by the exons ATGGATGCCATCAAGAAGAAGATGCAGATGCTCAAGCTCGACAAGGAGAACGCCTTGGACAGAGCTGAGCAGGCTGAGGGAGATAAGAAGGCAGCGGAGGACAGGAGCAAACAG CTCGAGGACGACTTGGTAGCCCTGCAGAAGAAGCTGAAGGCCACCGAGGATGAGCTGGACAAGTACTCTGAAGCTCTTAAAGACGCCCAGGAGAAACTGGAGCTGGCTGAGAAGAAAGCCACAGAC GCTGAGGGTGATGTAGCCTCTCTTAACAGACGTATCCAGCTGGTTGAGGAGGAGTTGGATCGTGCTCAAGAGCGTCTGGCCACTGCCCTTCAGAAGCTGGAGGAAGCCGAGAAGGCTGCTGACGAGAGTGAGAG AGGCATGAAGGTCATTGAGAACAGGGCCTTGAAGGATGAGGAGAAGATGGAACTGCAGGAGATTCAGCTCAAAGAGGCCAAACACATTGCTGAGGAAGCTGACCGCAAATATGAGGAA GTGGCCCGTAAGCTGGTGATTGTTGAGGGTGAGCTGGAGCGTACAGAGGAGCGTGCTGAGCTGTCAGAGAG CAAATGTGCTGAGCTTGAGGAAGAGTTGAAAACTGTGACCAACACCCTGAAGTCTCTGGAGGCCCAGGCTGAGAAG TACTCACAGAAGGAAGACAAATATGAGGAGGAGATCAAGGTCCTCACCGACAAACTGAAGGAG GCTGAGACTCGTGCTGAGTTTGCTGAGAGATCAGTAGCCAAGCTTGAGAAGAGCATTGATGACCTGGAAg ATAAACTGTCACACGCTAAAGAAGAGAACCTCGATATGAACCAGATGTTGGAACAGACTCTATTGGAGTTGAATAATATGTGA
- the tpm1 gene encoding tropomyosin alpha-1 chain isoform X1 has translation MDAIKKKMQMLKLDKENALDRAEQAEGDKKAAEDRSKQLEEELRELEKKLRITEDERDKVFEEFQQAEEKLLTAEEVATKAEGDVASLNRRIQLVEEELDRAQERLATALQKLEEAEKAADESERGMKVIENRALKDEEKMELQEIQLKEAKHIAEEADRKYEEVARKLVIVEGELERTEERAELSESKCAELEEELKTVTNTLKSLEAQAEKYSQKEDKYEEEIKVLTDKLKEAETRAEFAERSVAKLEKSIDDLEDELYAQKLKYKAISEELDHALNDMTSM, from the exons ATGGATGCCATCAAGAAGAAGATGCAGATGCTCAAGCTCGACAAGGAGAACGCCTTGGACAGAGCTGAGCAGGCTGAGGGAGATAAGAAGGCAGCGGAGGACAGGAGCAAACAG CTGGAGGAAGAGTTAAGAGAGTTGGAAAAGAAATTGCGCATAACCGAGGATGAGCGCGATAAAGTGTTTGAGGAGTTCCAGCAGGCCGAGGAAAAGTTGCTGACCGCAGAGGAGGTCGCCACTAAG GCTGAGGGTGATGTAGCCTCTCTTAACAGACGTATCCAGCTGGTTGAGGAGGAGTTGGATCGTGCTCAAGAGCGTCTGGCCACTGCCCTTCAGAAGCTGGAGGAAGCCGAGAAGGCTGCTGACGAGAGTGAGAG AGGCATGAAGGTCATTGAGAACAGGGCCTTGAAGGATGAGGAGAAGATGGAACTGCAGGAGATTCAGCTCAAAGAGGCCAAACACATTGCTGAGGAAGCTGACCGCAAATATGAGGAA GTGGCCCGTAAGCTGGTGATTGTTGAGGGTGAGCTGGAGCGTACAGAGGAGCGTGCTGAGCTGTCAGAGAG CAAATGTGCTGAGCTTGAGGAAGAGTTGAAAACTGTGACCAACACCCTGAAGTCTCTGGAGGCCCAGGCTGAGAAG TACTCACAGAAGGAAGACAAATATGAGGAGGAGATCAAGGTCCTCACCGACAAACTGAAGGAG GCTGAGACTCGTGCTGAGTTTGCTGAGAGATCAGTAGCCAAGCTTGAGAAGAGCATTGATGACCTGGAAg ATGAGCTGTATGCCCAGAAACTCAAATACAAAGCTATCAGCGAGGAGCTAGACCACGCTCTCAACGACATGACTTCAATGTAA
- the tpm1 gene encoding tropomyosin alpha-1 chain isoform X4, with translation MDAIKKKMQMLKLDKENALDRAEQAEGDKKAAEDRSKQLEDDLVALQKKLKATEDELDKYSEALKDAQEKLELAEKKATDAEGDVASLNRRIQLVEEELDRAQERLATALQKLEEAEKAADESERGMKVIENRALKDEEKMELQEIQLKEAKHIAEEADRKYEEVARKLVIVEGELERTEERAELSERRVQGLQDELKRLDQTFKSLKAAEGQYSQKEDKYEEEIKVLTDKLKEAETRAEFAERSVAKLEKSIDDLEDELYAQKLKYKAISEELDHALNDMTSM, from the exons ATGGATGCCATCAAGAAGAAGATGCAGATGCTCAAGCTCGACAAGGAGAACGCCTTGGACAGAGCTGAGCAGGCTGAGGGAGATAAGAAGGCAGCGGAGGACAGGAGCAAACAG CTCGAGGACGACTTGGTAGCCCTGCAGAAGAAGCTGAAGGCCACCGAGGATGAGCTGGACAAGTACTCTGAAGCTCTTAAAGACGCCCAGGAGAAACTGGAGCTGGCTGAGAAGAAAGCCACAGAC GCTGAGGGTGATGTAGCCTCTCTTAACAGACGTATCCAGCTGGTTGAGGAGGAGTTGGATCGTGCTCAAGAGCGTCTGGCCACTGCCCTTCAGAAGCTGGAGGAAGCCGAGAAGGCTGCTGACGAGAGTGAGAG AGGCATGAAGGTCATTGAGAACAGGGCCTTGAAGGATGAGGAGAAGATGGAACTGCAGGAGATTCAGCTCAAAGAGGCCAAACACATTGCTGAGGAAGCTGACCGCAAATATGAGGAA GTGGCCCGTAAGCTGGTGATTGTTGAGGGTGAGCTGGAGCGTACAGAGGAGCGTGCTGAGCTGTCAGAGAG ACGTGTGCAGGGATTACAGGACGAGCTCAAACGATTGGACCAAACCTTTAAGTCATTAAAAGCAGCAGAAGGACAG TACTCACAGAAGGAAGACAAATATGAGGAGGAGATCAAGGTCCTCACCGACAAACTGAAGGAG GCTGAGACTCGTGCTGAGTTTGCTGAGAGATCAGTAGCCAAGCTTGAGAAGAGCATTGATGACCTGGAAg ATGAGCTGTATGCCCAGAAACTCAAATACAAAGCTATCAGCGAGGAGCTAGACCACGCTCTCAACGACATGACTTCAATGTAA
- the tpm1 gene encoding tropomyosin alpha-1 chain isoform X2 yields the protein MDAIKKKMQMLKLDKENALDRAEQAEGDKKAAEDRSKQLEDDLVALQKKLKATEDELDKYSEALKDAQEKLELAEKKATDAEGDVASLNRRIQLVEEELDRAQERLATALQKLEEAEKAADESERGMKVIENRALKDEEKMELQEIQLKEAKHIAEEADRKYEEVARKLVIVEGELERTEERAELSESKCAELEEELKTVTNTLKSLEAQAEKYSQKEDKYEEEIKVLTDKLKEAETRAEFAERSVAKLEKSIDDLEDELYAQKLKYKAISEELDHALNDMTSI from the exons ATGGATGCCATCAAGAAGAAGATGCAGATGCTCAAGCTCGACAAGGAGAACGCCTTGGACAGAGCTGAGCAGGCTGAGGGAGATAAGAAGGCAGCGGAGGACAGGAGCAAACAG CTCGAGGACGACTTGGTAGCCCTGCAGAAGAAGCTGAAGGCCACCGAGGATGAGCTGGACAAGTACTCTGAAGCTCTTAAAGACGCCCAGGAGAAACTGGAGCTGGCTGAGAAGAAAGCCACAGAC GCTGAGGGTGATGTAGCCTCTCTTAACAGACGTATCCAGCTGGTTGAGGAGGAGTTGGATCGTGCTCAAGAGCGTCTGGCCACTGCCCTTCAGAAGCTGGAGGAAGCCGAGAAGGCTGCTGACGAGAGTGAGAG AGGCATGAAGGTCATTGAGAACAGGGCCTTGAAGGATGAGGAGAAGATGGAACTGCAGGAGATTCAGCTCAAAGAGGCCAAACACATTGCTGAGGAAGCTGACCGCAAATATGAGGAA GTGGCCCGTAAGCTGGTGATTGTTGAGGGTGAGCTGGAGCGTACAGAGGAGCGTGCTGAGCTGTCAGAGAG CAAATGTGCTGAGCTTGAGGAAGAGTTGAAAACTGTGACCAACACCCTGAAGTCTCTGGAGGCCCAGGCTGAGAAG TACTCACAGAAGGAAGACAAATATGAGGAGGAGATCAAGGTCCTCACCGACAAACTGAAGGAG GCTGAGACTCGTGCTGAGTTTGCTGAGAGATCAGTAGCCAAGCTTGAGAAGAGCATTGATGACCTGGAAg ATGAGCTGTATGCCCAGAAACTCAAATACAAAGCTATCAGCGAGGAGCTAGACCACGCTCTCAACGACATGACTTCAAT ataa
- the tpm1 gene encoding tropomyosin alpha-1 chain isoform X7: MDAIKKKMQMLKLDKENALDRAEQAEGDKKAAEDRSKQLEEELRELEKKLRITEDERDKVFEEFQQAEEKLLTAEEVATKAEGDVASLNRRIQLVEEELDRAQERLATALQKLEEAEKAADESERGMKVIENRALKDEEKMELQEIQLKEAKHIAEEADRKYEEVARKLVIVEGELERTEERAELSERRVQGLQDELKRLDQTFKSLKAAEGQYSQKEDKYEEEIKVLTDKLKEAETRAEFAERSVAKLEKSIDDLEDKLSHAKEENLDMNQMLEQTLLELNNM, translated from the exons ATGGATGCCATCAAGAAGAAGATGCAGATGCTCAAGCTCGACAAGGAGAACGCCTTGGACAGAGCTGAGCAGGCTGAGGGAGATAAGAAGGCAGCGGAGGACAGGAGCAAACAG CTGGAGGAAGAGTTAAGAGAGTTGGAAAAGAAATTGCGCATAACCGAGGATGAGCGCGATAAAGTGTTTGAGGAGTTCCAGCAGGCCGAGGAAAAGTTGCTGACCGCAGAGGAGGTCGCCACTAAG GCTGAGGGTGATGTAGCCTCTCTTAACAGACGTATCCAGCTGGTTGAGGAGGAGTTGGATCGTGCTCAAGAGCGTCTGGCCACTGCCCTTCAGAAGCTGGAGGAAGCCGAGAAGGCTGCTGACGAGAGTGAGAG AGGCATGAAGGTCATTGAGAACAGGGCCTTGAAGGATGAGGAGAAGATGGAACTGCAGGAGATTCAGCTCAAAGAGGCCAAACACATTGCTGAGGAAGCTGACCGCAAATATGAGGAA GTGGCCCGTAAGCTGGTGATTGTTGAGGGTGAGCTGGAGCGTACAGAGGAGCGTGCTGAGCTGTCAGAGAG ACGTGTGCAGGGATTACAGGACGAGCTCAAACGATTGGACCAAACCTTTAAGTCATTAAAAGCAGCAGAAGGACAG TACTCACAGAAGGAAGACAAATATGAGGAGGAGATCAAGGTCCTCACCGACAAACTGAAGGAG GCTGAGACTCGTGCTGAGTTTGCTGAGAGATCAGTAGCCAAGCTTGAGAAGAGCATTGATGACCTGGAAg ATAAACTGTCACACGCTAAAGAAGAGAACCTCGATATGAACCAGATGTTGGAACAGACTCTATTGGAGTTGAATAATATGTGA
- the tpm1 gene encoding tropomyosin alpha-1 chain isoform X5, with amino-acid sequence MDAIKKKMQMLKLDKENALDRAEQAEGDKKAAEDRSKQLEEELRELEKKLRITEDERDKVFEEFQQAEEKLLTAEEVATKAEGDVASLNRRIQLVEEELDRAQERLATALQKLEEAEKAADESERGMKVIENRALKDEEKMELQEIQLKEAKHIAEEADRKYEEVARKLVIVEGELERTEERAELSESKCAELEEELKTVTNTLKSLEAQAEKYSQKEDKYEEEIKVLTDKLKEAETRAEFAERSVAKLEKSIDDLEDKLSHAKEENLDMNQMLEQTLLELNNM; translated from the exons ATGGATGCCATCAAGAAGAAGATGCAGATGCTCAAGCTCGACAAGGAGAACGCCTTGGACAGAGCTGAGCAGGCTGAGGGAGATAAGAAGGCAGCGGAGGACAGGAGCAAACAG CTGGAGGAAGAGTTAAGAGAGTTGGAAAAGAAATTGCGCATAACCGAGGATGAGCGCGATAAAGTGTTTGAGGAGTTCCAGCAGGCCGAGGAAAAGTTGCTGACCGCAGAGGAGGTCGCCACTAAG GCTGAGGGTGATGTAGCCTCTCTTAACAGACGTATCCAGCTGGTTGAGGAGGAGTTGGATCGTGCTCAAGAGCGTCTGGCCACTGCCCTTCAGAAGCTGGAGGAAGCCGAGAAGGCTGCTGACGAGAGTGAGAG AGGCATGAAGGTCATTGAGAACAGGGCCTTGAAGGATGAGGAGAAGATGGAACTGCAGGAGATTCAGCTCAAAGAGGCCAAACACATTGCTGAGGAAGCTGACCGCAAATATGAGGAA GTGGCCCGTAAGCTGGTGATTGTTGAGGGTGAGCTGGAGCGTACAGAGGAGCGTGCTGAGCTGTCAGAGAG CAAATGTGCTGAGCTTGAGGAAGAGTTGAAAACTGTGACCAACACCCTGAAGTCTCTGGAGGCCCAGGCTGAGAAG TACTCACAGAAGGAAGACAAATATGAGGAGGAGATCAAGGTCCTCACCGACAAACTGAAGGAG GCTGAGACTCGTGCTGAGTTTGCTGAGAGATCAGTAGCCAAGCTTGAGAAGAGCATTGATGACCTGGAAg ATAAACTGTCACACGCTAAAGAAGAGAACCTCGATATGAACCAGATGTTGGAACAGACTCTATTGGAGTTGAATAATATGTGA
- the tpm1 gene encoding tropomyosin alpha-1 chain isoform X6, which yields MDAIKKKMQMLKLDKENALDRAEQAEGDKKAAEDRSKQLEDDLVALQKKLKATEDELDKYSEALKDAQEKLELAEKKATDAEGDVASLNRRIQLVEEELDRAQERLATALQKLEEAEKAADESERGMKVIENRALKDEEKMELQEIQLKEAKHIAEEADRKYEEVARKLVIVEGELERTEERAELSERRVQGLQDELKRLDQTFKSLKAAEGQYSQKEDKYEEEIKVLTDKLKEAETRAEFAERSVAKLEKSIDDLEDKLSHAKEENLDMNQMLEQTLLELNNM from the exons ATGGATGCCATCAAGAAGAAGATGCAGATGCTCAAGCTCGACAAGGAGAACGCCTTGGACAGAGCTGAGCAGGCTGAGGGAGATAAGAAGGCAGCGGAGGACAGGAGCAAACAG CTCGAGGACGACTTGGTAGCCCTGCAGAAGAAGCTGAAGGCCACCGAGGATGAGCTGGACAAGTACTCTGAAGCTCTTAAAGACGCCCAGGAGAAACTGGAGCTGGCTGAGAAGAAAGCCACAGAC GCTGAGGGTGATGTAGCCTCTCTTAACAGACGTATCCAGCTGGTTGAGGAGGAGTTGGATCGTGCTCAAGAGCGTCTGGCCACTGCCCTTCAGAAGCTGGAGGAAGCCGAGAAGGCTGCTGACGAGAGTGAGAG AGGCATGAAGGTCATTGAGAACAGGGCCTTGAAGGATGAGGAGAAGATGGAACTGCAGGAGATTCAGCTCAAAGAGGCCAAACACATTGCTGAGGAAGCTGACCGCAAATATGAGGAA GTGGCCCGTAAGCTGGTGATTGTTGAGGGTGAGCTGGAGCGTACAGAGGAGCGTGCTGAGCTGTCAGAGAG ACGTGTGCAGGGATTACAGGACGAGCTCAAACGATTGGACCAAACCTTTAAGTCATTAAAAGCAGCAGAAGGACAG TACTCACAGAAGGAAGACAAATATGAGGAGGAGATCAAGGTCCTCACCGACAAACTGAAGGAG GCTGAGACTCGTGCTGAGTTTGCTGAGAGATCAGTAGCCAAGCTTGAGAAGAGCATTGATGACCTGGAAg ATAAACTGTCACACGCTAAAGAAGAGAACCTCGATATGAACCAGATGTTGGAACAGACTCTATTGGAGTTGAATAATATGTGA
- the tpm1 gene encoding tropomyosin alpha-1 chain isoform X15, whose product MDAIKKKMQMLKLDKENALDRAEQAEGDKKAAEDRSKQLEEELRELEKKLRITEDERDKVFEEFQQAEEKLLTAEEVATKLEDDLVALQKKLKATEDELDKYSEALKDAQEKLELAEKKATDAEGDVASLNRRIQLVEEELDRAQERLATALQKLEEAEKAADESERGMKVIENRALKDEEKMELQEIQLKEAKHIAEEADRKYEEVARKLVIVEGELERTEERAELSESKCAELEEELKTVTNTLKSLEAQAEKYSQKEDKYEEEIKVLTDKLKEAETRAEFAERSVAKLEKSIDDLEDKLSHAKEENLDMNQMLEQTLLELNNM is encoded by the exons ATGGATGCCATCAAGAAGAAGATGCAGATGCTCAAGCTCGACAAGGAGAACGCCTTGGACAGAGCTGAGCAGGCTGAGGGAGATAAGAAGGCAGCGGAGGACAGGAGCAAACAG CTGGAGGAAGAGTTAAGAGAGTTGGAAAAGAAATTGCGCATAACCGAGGATGAGCGCGATAAAGTGTTTGAGGAGTTCCAGCAGGCCGAGGAAAAGTTGCTGACCGCAGAGGAGGTCGCCACTAAG CTCGAGGACGACTTGGTAGCCCTGCAGAAGAAGCTGAAGGCCACCGAGGATGAGCTGGACAAGTACTCTGAAGCTCTTAAAGACGCCCAGGAGAAACTGGAGCTGGCTGAGAAGAAAGCCACAGAC GCTGAGGGTGATGTAGCCTCTCTTAACAGACGTATCCAGCTGGTTGAGGAGGAGTTGGATCGTGCTCAAGAGCGTCTGGCCACTGCCCTTCAGAAGCTGGAGGAAGCCGAGAAGGCTGCTGACGAGAGTGAGAG AGGCATGAAGGTCATTGAGAACAGGGCCTTGAAGGATGAGGAGAAGATGGAACTGCAGGAGATTCAGCTCAAAGAGGCCAAACACATTGCTGAGGAAGCTGACCGCAAATATGAGGAA GTGGCCCGTAAGCTGGTGATTGTTGAGGGTGAGCTGGAGCGTACAGAGGAGCGTGCTGAGCTGTCAGAGAG CAAATGTGCTGAGCTTGAGGAAGAGTTGAAAACTGTGACCAACACCCTGAAGTCTCTGGAGGCCCAGGCTGAGAAG TACTCACAGAAGGAAGACAAATATGAGGAGGAGATCAAGGTCCTCACCGACAAACTGAAGGAG GCTGAGACTCGTGCTGAGTTTGCTGAGAGATCAGTAGCCAAGCTTGAGAAGAGCATTGATGACCTGGAAg ATAAACTGTCACACGCTAAAGAAGAGAACCTCGATATGAACCAGATGTTGGAACAGACTCTATTGGAGTTGAATAATATGTGA
- the tpm1 gene encoding tropomyosin alpha-1 chain isoform X8: protein MDAIKKKMQMLKLDKENALDRAEQAEGDKKAAEDRSKQLEDDLVALQKKLKATEDELDKYSEALKDAQEKLELAEKKATDAEGDVASLNRRIQLVEEELDRAQERLATALQKLEEAEKAADESERGMKVIENRALKDEEKMELQEIQLKEAKHIAEEADRKYEEVARKLVIVEGELERTEERAELSESKCAELEEELKTVTNTLKSLEAQAEKYSQKEDKYEEEIKVLTDKLKEAETRAEFAERSVAKLEKSIDDLEDHLYQQLEKNRLLSNDLRLALNED from the exons ATGGATGCCATCAAGAAGAAGATGCAGATGCTCAAGCTCGACAAGGAGAACGCCTTGGACAGAGCTGAGCAGGCTGAGGGAGATAAGAAGGCAGCGGAGGACAGGAGCAAACAG CTCGAGGACGACTTGGTAGCCCTGCAGAAGAAGCTGAAGGCCACCGAGGATGAGCTGGACAAGTACTCTGAAGCTCTTAAAGACGCCCAGGAGAAACTGGAGCTGGCTGAGAAGAAAGCCACAGAC GCTGAGGGTGATGTAGCCTCTCTTAACAGACGTATCCAGCTGGTTGAGGAGGAGTTGGATCGTGCTCAAGAGCGTCTGGCCACTGCCCTTCAGAAGCTGGAGGAAGCCGAGAAGGCTGCTGACGAGAGTGAGAG AGGCATGAAGGTCATTGAGAACAGGGCCTTGAAGGATGAGGAGAAGATGGAACTGCAGGAGATTCAGCTCAAAGAGGCCAAACACATTGCTGAGGAAGCTGACCGCAAATATGAGGAA GTGGCCCGTAAGCTGGTGATTGTTGAGGGTGAGCTGGAGCGTACAGAGGAGCGTGCTGAGCTGTCAGAGAG CAAATGTGCTGAGCTTGAGGAAGAGTTGAAAACTGTGACCAACACCCTGAAGTCTCTGGAGGCCCAGGCTGAGAAG TACTCACAGAAGGAAGACAAATATGAGGAGGAGATCAAGGTCCTCACCGACAAACTGAAGGAG GCTGAGACTCGTGCTGAGTTTGCTGAGAGATCAGTAGCCAAGCTTGAGAAGAGCATTGATGACCTGGAAg ACCACCTCTACCAGCAACTTGAGAAAAACCGCCTTCTCTCTAATGATTTAAGACTGGCGTTGAATGAGGACTAA
- the tpm1 gene encoding tropomyosin alpha-1 chain isoform X10 has translation MAGLTSLEAVKRKIKLLQEQADGAEERTEKLQRELDVERKVRETAEGDVASLNRRIQLVEEELDRAQERLATALQKLEEAEKAADESERGMKVIENRALKDEEKMELQEIQLKEAKHIAEEADRKYEEVARKLVIVEGELERTEERAELSESKCAELEEELKTVTNTLKSLEAQAEKYSQKEDKYEEEIKVLTDKLKEAETRAEFAERSVAKLEKSIDDLEDKLSHAKEENLDMNQMLEQTLLELNNM, from the exons ATGGCGGGATTAACCTCGTTGGAAGCAGTGAAACGGAAAATCAAGCTACTGCAAGAGCAGGCGGACGGTGCTGAAGAGAGAACGGAGAAGCTGCAGAGGGAGCTGGATGTGGAGAGGAAAGTCAGAGAAACA GCTGAGGGTGATGTAGCCTCTCTTAACAGACGTATCCAGCTGGTTGAGGAGGAGTTGGATCGTGCTCAAGAGCGTCTGGCCACTGCCCTTCAGAAGCTGGAGGAAGCCGAGAAGGCTGCTGACGAGAGTGAGAG AGGCATGAAGGTCATTGAGAACAGGGCCTTGAAGGATGAGGAGAAGATGGAACTGCAGGAGATTCAGCTCAAAGAGGCCAAACACATTGCTGAGGAAGCTGACCGCAAATATGAGGAA GTGGCCCGTAAGCTGGTGATTGTTGAGGGTGAGCTGGAGCGTACAGAGGAGCGTGCTGAGCTGTCAGAGAG CAAATGTGCTGAGCTTGAGGAAGAGTTGAAAACTGTGACCAACACCCTGAAGTCTCTGGAGGCCCAGGCTGAGAAG TACTCACAGAAGGAAGACAAATATGAGGAGGAGATCAAGGTCCTCACCGACAAACTGAAGGAG GCTGAGACTCGTGCTGAGTTTGCTGAGAGATCAGTAGCCAAGCTTGAGAAGAGCATTGATGACCTGGAAg ATAAACTGTCACACGCTAAAGAAGAGAACCTCGATATGAACCAGATGTTGGAACAGACTCTATTGGAGTTGAATAATATGTGA
- the tpm1 gene encoding tropomyosin alpha-1 chain isoform X13, whose amino-acid sequence MAGLTSLEAVKRKIKLLQEQADGAEERTEKLQRELDVERKVRETAEGDVASLNRRIQLVEEELDRAQERLATALQKLEEAEKAADESERGMKVIENRALKDEEKMELQEIQLKEAKHIAEEADRKYEEVARKLVIVEGELERTEERAELSESKCAELEEELKTVTNTLKSLEAQAEKYSQKEDKYEEEIKVLTDKLKEAETRAEFAERSVAKLEKSIDDLEDHLYQQLEKNRLLSNDLRLALNED is encoded by the exons ATGGCGGGATTAACCTCGTTGGAAGCAGTGAAACGGAAAATCAAGCTACTGCAAGAGCAGGCGGACGGTGCTGAAGAGAGAACGGAGAAGCTGCAGAGGGAGCTGGATGTGGAGAGGAAAGTCAGAGAAACA GCTGAGGGTGATGTAGCCTCTCTTAACAGACGTATCCAGCTGGTTGAGGAGGAGTTGGATCGTGCTCAAGAGCGTCTGGCCACTGCCCTTCAGAAGCTGGAGGAAGCCGAGAAGGCTGCTGACGAGAGTGAGAG AGGCATGAAGGTCATTGAGAACAGGGCCTTGAAGGATGAGGAGAAGATGGAACTGCAGGAGATTCAGCTCAAAGAGGCCAAACACATTGCTGAGGAAGCTGACCGCAAATATGAGGAA GTGGCCCGTAAGCTGGTGATTGTTGAGGGTGAGCTGGAGCGTACAGAGGAGCGTGCTGAGCTGTCAGAGAG CAAATGTGCTGAGCTTGAGGAAGAGTTGAAAACTGTGACCAACACCCTGAAGTCTCTGGAGGCCCAGGCTGAGAAG TACTCACAGAAGGAAGACAAATATGAGGAGGAGATCAAGGTCCTCACCGACAAACTGAAGGAG GCTGAGACTCGTGCTGAGTTTGCTGAGAGATCAGTAGCCAAGCTTGAGAAGAGCATTGATGACCTGGAAg ACCACCTCTACCAGCAACTTGAGAAAAACCGCCTTCTCTCTAATGATTTAAGACTGGCGTTGAATGAGGACTAA
- the tpm1 gene encoding tropomyosin alpha-1 chain isoform X9, with product MAGLTSLEAVKRKIKLLQEQADGAEERTEKLQRELDVERKVRETAEGDVASLNRRIQLVEEELDRAQERLATALQKLEEAEKAADESERGMKVIENRALKDEEKMELQEIQLKEAKHIAEEADRKYEEVARKLVIVEGELERTEERAELSESKCAELEEELKTVTNTLKSLEAQAEKYSQKEDKYEEEIKVLTDKLKEAETRAEFAERSVAKLEKSIDDLEDELYAQKLKYKAISEELDHALNDMTSM from the exons ATGGCGGGATTAACCTCGTTGGAAGCAGTGAAACGGAAAATCAAGCTACTGCAAGAGCAGGCGGACGGTGCTGAAGAGAGAACGGAGAAGCTGCAGAGGGAGCTGGATGTGGAGAGGAAAGTCAGAGAAACA GCTGAGGGTGATGTAGCCTCTCTTAACAGACGTATCCAGCTGGTTGAGGAGGAGTTGGATCGTGCTCAAGAGCGTCTGGCCACTGCCCTTCAGAAGCTGGAGGAAGCCGAGAAGGCTGCTGACGAGAGTGAGAG AGGCATGAAGGTCATTGAGAACAGGGCCTTGAAGGATGAGGAGAAGATGGAACTGCAGGAGATTCAGCTCAAAGAGGCCAAACACATTGCTGAGGAAGCTGACCGCAAATATGAGGAA GTGGCCCGTAAGCTGGTGATTGTTGAGGGTGAGCTGGAGCGTACAGAGGAGCGTGCTGAGCTGTCAGAGAG CAAATGTGCTGAGCTTGAGGAAGAGTTGAAAACTGTGACCAACACCCTGAAGTCTCTGGAGGCCCAGGCTGAGAAG TACTCACAGAAGGAAGACAAATATGAGGAGGAGATCAAGGTCCTCACCGACAAACTGAAGGAG GCTGAGACTCGTGCTGAGTTTGCTGAGAGATCAGTAGCCAAGCTTGAGAAGAGCATTGATGACCTGGAAg ATGAGCTGTATGCCCAGAAACTCAAATACAAAGCTATCAGCGAGGAGCTAGACCACGCTCTCAACGACATGACTTCAATGTAA